In a genomic window of Mageeibacillus indolicus UPII9-5:
- a CDS encoding glutamine--tRNA ligase/YqeY domain fusion protein, translated as MSDTINSNLSSEPTGDSATGLNFIQEMIKEDIAEGGRFAGKTVHTRFPPEPNGYLHIGHAKALCIDFGNAEKFGGICNLRMDDTNPAKEDVEYVDAIKEDIHWLGFDWDDRFFYASEYFEEMYRLAQGLIKRGLAYVCSMTPEEMRLNRGTLTEPGVESPERNRPIEESLDLFAQMRAGKFPDGSLTLRAKIDMNSGNMNMRDPVIYRIAHLKHHRTGNEWCIYPMYDFAHPIEDALENITHSLCSLEFEDHRPLYDWVIANCDVPARPRQIEFSRLGLTHTVMSKRRLRELVENNYVDGWDDPRMPTLCGLRRRGFTPASIRNFCERIGVSKVASTVEFAFLEYCLREDLNKKANRAMAVLRPVELEITNYPDGQSETFVAQDNPEDPASATHEITFSKHLWIETDDFMEDPARKYFRLYPGNEVRLKYAYIVKCTGCEKDAYGNVTKVYATYDPSTRGGNTPDGRKVKGTIHWVDKDNAYPIEVRLYSELFTDPNPENGEVDFKEYLNPNSLEILPGAVAEAWLKQAKPGDSFQFLRTGYFTVDTKFSTSEKLVFNRSVSLKDSFKPTSMN; from the coding sequence ATGAGTGACACAATCAATTCTAACCTTTCGTCCGAACCGACCGGGGATTCCGCAACCGGACTTAACTTTATTCAAGAAATGATCAAAGAAGATATCGCAGAAGGTGGCCGTTTCGCTGGAAAGACTGTTCATACTAGGTTTCCACCAGAGCCTAACGGTTACTTACACATTGGCCATGCCAAGGCACTTTGTATCGATTTCGGTAATGCCGAAAAATTCGGAGGAATATGTAATCTTCGTATGGACGACACGAATCCAGCCAAAGAAGATGTTGAATATGTTGATGCAATTAAAGAAGATATTCACTGGCTTGGATTTGATTGGGATGACCGTTTCTTCTACGCTTCGGAGTACTTCGAAGAAATGTATCGTCTGGCACAAGGCTTGATAAAACGCGGTCTGGCCTACGTTTGTTCCATGACCCCAGAGGAAATGCGCCTCAATCGTGGGACTTTAACCGAACCGGGAGTTGAATCGCCCGAACGTAATCGTCCGATTGAAGAAAGTCTTGACCTTTTTGCCCAAATGCGTGCGGGGAAATTTCCGGACGGTTCACTCACCTTACGCGCTAAAATTGATATGAATTCCGGAAATATGAACATGCGTGATCCGGTAATTTATCGCATTGCGCATCTGAAGCATCACCGCACGGGTAATGAATGGTGTATTTATCCCATGTATGATTTTGCCCACCCGATAGAAGATGCCCTGGAAAATATTACTCATTCACTTTGTTCCTTGGAATTTGAAGATCATCGTCCGCTGTATGACTGGGTTATAGCCAATTGTGACGTACCTGCCCGGCCGCGGCAGATTGAGTTCAGTCGCTTGGGTCTGACTCACACGGTCATGAGTAAACGCAGGTTACGTGAATTAGTTGAAAACAACTACGTTGACGGTTGGGACGATCCTCGTATGCCGACCTTATGTGGTTTGCGGCGACGCGGCTTCACCCCAGCATCCATTCGTAATTTTTGTGAGCGCATTGGCGTTTCCAAAGTAGCTTCAACCGTCGAATTTGCCTTTTTGGAATATTGCCTGCGGGAAGATTTGAACAAAAAAGCTAATCGCGCAATGGCAGTACTTCGTCCGGTCGAACTTGAAATAACCAACTATCCCGACGGTCAAAGCGAAACTTTTGTTGCTCAGGACAATCCGGAAGACCCGGCCTCAGCGACTCACGAGATCACGTTTTCCAAACATTTGTGGATCGAAACTGATGACTTTATGGAAGATCCGGCTCGCAAGTATTTCCGGCTTTATCCTGGTAATGAAGTTCGCTTAAAATATGCCTACATTGTTAAATGTACCGGCTGTGAAAAAGACGCTTACGGCAACGTGACTAAAGTATATGCCACCTATGATCCGTCTACGCGCGGCGGTAACACGCCTGACGGGCGCAAAGTAAAGGGTACGATTCATTGGGTTGACAAGGATAATGCTTATCCAATCGAAGTACGTCTGTATAGTGAGTTGTTCACTGATCCTAATCCGGAGAACGGCGAAGTCGATTTTAAAGAATATTTGAATCCAAATTCGCTAGAAATTTTACCCGGTGCAGTTGCTGAAGCTTGGCTTAAGCAGGCCAAACCCGGTGACAGTTTCCAATTTTTACGTACCGGATATTTTACTGTCGACACTAAGTTCTCTACTTCTGAAAAACTTGTCTTCAACCGAAGTGTATCGCTGAAAGACAGCTTTAAACCTACGTCAATGAACTGA
- a CDS encoding ABC transporter ATP-binding protein, which translates to MNGKELKSSIKSIFRSVYPTSAHPVYSAIYSQRYKFILAMLMSVIVVVITLLLPQLVSKIIDSFSKGGAWPRSWSRDAGFFIGSVVILAVSYVMMNKLTVRLINEVVFALRQSAYAKLFKCPLLRLDQFSAGEMVSRLINDLNNIKDGFSTGAIQAAGNVIAIFGALYLIFDLSYMAGVAVLAMTPFCFTITYNLARRARRYFKAQQEITSEMTALLQENLLNADIMRALHRKEKFLADYEALNDRLEVVGRQAQFTASLTNPATRYVNNLLYVVIALIAAKLGSDGRLSYGAITALISYTLIYVAPINQLGAILGEIQKAVTAARRLADFICLPEESVTEGEMLTWQGGKVEFENVSFSYSPDKSFYQNFNLTVMPGETVAIVGPTGGGKTTLVNLLMRFYPCQSGRICLDGQDINKVAKDTYYHTVGMVLQDTWLFNDTVAANIAYGSERATPAEVEAAARTACADSFIRQMPQGYATLLNQSGGNLSQGQRQLLTIARVVLLRPRVLILDEATSNVDVTTEQMVQAALQTIQEHCTTFVIAHRLSTIREADRIIYIDNGKILESGNHIELMAKHGCYYRMYMSQYV; encoded by the coding sequence ATGAACGGAAAAGAACTGAAGTCAAGTATCAAGTCAATATTCAGATCTGTCTATCCTACTTCTGCTCACCCCGTGTATTCGGCCATATACAGTCAGCGTTATAAATTTATATTGGCGATGCTGATGAGCGTGATCGTGGTTGTGATCACACTACTATTGCCTCAATTAGTTAGCAAAATTATTGACAGCTTCAGCAAAGGCGGGGCTTGGCCGCGTTCGTGGTCACGGGATGCCGGATTTTTCATTGGTTCAGTTGTAATTTTAGCCGTCAGCTATGTAATGATGAATAAGCTTACCGTGAGATTAATCAATGAGGTTGTGTTTGCTTTGCGTCAGTCAGCCTATGCCAAGCTTTTTAAATGTCCACTGTTAAGGTTAGATCAGTTTTCAGCCGGGGAAATGGTAAGCAGGTTGATAAATGACTTGAATAACATAAAAGACGGTTTTTCGACCGGCGCAATTCAGGCGGCAGGTAACGTAATTGCTATTTTCGGAGCATTATATTTGATATTTGATTTGAGCTATATGGCGGGAGTGGCCGTGCTGGCAATGACTCCGTTTTGCTTTACTATAACATACAATCTAGCTCGGCGTGCAAGGCGATATTTTAAGGCGCAGCAGGAGATTACATCTGAAATGACGGCACTTTTGCAGGAAAATTTGCTTAATGCCGATATAATGCGAGCTTTACACCGCAAAGAAAAATTTTTGGCTGATTATGAAGCATTAAACGATCGTCTGGAGGTTGTCGGACGCCAGGCCCAATTTACGGCTTCGCTAACCAACCCTGCTACGCGGTATGTGAATAATTTGCTTTATGTAGTAATTGCCTTGATTGCTGCTAAACTCGGCAGCGACGGCAGGCTTAGCTACGGGGCGATTACGGCCTTGATAAGTTACACGCTTATTTACGTGGCACCGATTAACCAACTCGGAGCCATCCTCGGTGAAATTCAAAAAGCAGTTACGGCTGCCCGCCGTCTGGCCGATTTCATCTGTTTACCGGAAGAATCGGTGACGGAAGGTGAAATGTTGACATGGCAAGGCGGCAAAGTGGAGTTCGAAAATGTAAGCTTCAGCTATTCACCCGATAAATCGTTTTACCAAAATTTTAATTTGACCGTCATGCCAGGCGAAACAGTGGCTATTGTCGGACCTACCGGAGGTGGCAAAACTACCTTGGTTAATTTACTTATGCGTTTTTATCCCTGCCAAAGTGGCAGAATTTGTTTAGATGGGCAGGATATAAATAAGGTGGCGAAGGACACGTATTACCATACGGTAGGCATGGTTTTGCAGGACACATGGCTTTTTAATGATACGGTGGCGGCCAATATTGCTTATGGTTCTGAACGAGCTACTCCGGCCGAAGTTGAAGCGGCTGCGCGAACTGCTTGTGCTGACAGTTTTATTCGGCAAATGCCGCAAGGTTATGCTACTCTTCTCAATCAATCCGGTGGCAATTTGTCGCAAGGGCAAAGGCAACTACTGACAATAGCCAGAGTAGTTTTGCTGCGGCCACGAGTGCTGATTCTTGATGAGGCTACTTCCAATGTCGATGTCACAACGGAACAGATGGTGCAGGCAGCTTTACAGACAATACAGGAGCATTGCACAACCTTTGTCATAGCCCACCGTTTGTCGACAATTAGGGAGGCCGACAGAATTATTTATATCGATAACGGTAAAATATTGGAAAGCGGAAATCACATTGAATTAATGGCCAAGCACGGTTGTTATTATCGAATGTACATGAGCCAGTACGTATAA
- a CDS encoding ABC transporter ATP-binding protein — translation MKFFKSVLQKYSRYFILGPLFKFIEAVFELLLPLLVAFLLKLAFNQGFNAALNYVWLLPLLSTAGAVAALVCQHMAAKASQGSGTELRRQIVSKIQRISLENIIGDGAEFYLSGATDDVNKLQTVIAMTIRLLVRAPFICIGSILMTLFIDRKIAAVMVGILPLFGFGIYFIIKFIIKHYRSQQVARDRLTRLISDTYNGLRVIKSFNGAIKQRENFASADRNLIDITSRIDFTAASINIWIVLFLQLTELGILYLGGVEISQGDMIKPQLIAVINYFNQMIMATLVVANLAILFPQGFAAAERIKRILNLPELPEPPESRAEIAKVKASWSKNTTNGLEIINVSYTYPGAAAAALAGITFSLNPGETLGIIGGTGSGKSTLLKLMLGFYLPNSGEIKIGESVLRQHNQAAWGNMFSYVPQGGVLFKGTIADNFPDSDGVRQALETAQAGNIVNWPDDRGKEVMSAGKNFSGGQRQRLSIARALLVEAPILLMDDAFSALDFYTASLVRQALAKNYPQLTKVIAGQRIETVSKADKILVLDAGRQVGYGSHARLMCSCPLYQKIYLTQVGEARGESV, via the coding sequence ATGAAATTTTTTAAAAGTGTTTTACAAAAATATAGTCGATATTTTATCTTAGGCCCATTGTTCAAGTTTATTGAAGCCGTGTTTGAGTTGTTGCTGCCTTTGCTGGTGGCTTTTCTATTAAAATTGGCCTTCAATCAAGGCTTTAATGCGGCATTGAATTATGTCTGGCTTTTGCCACTGTTGTCCACCGCCGGGGCGGTGGCTGCTTTGGTATGTCAGCATATGGCAGCAAAGGCTTCACAAGGCAGTGGAACGGAATTGCGTCGACAAATTGTCAGCAAAATACAGCGGATTTCGCTAGAAAATATCATCGGGGACGGAGCGGAGTTTTATCTCAGCGGAGCTACTGACGATGTCAACAAGCTGCAAACGGTAATTGCCATGACCATTCGGCTTTTGGTACGGGCGCCGTTTATCTGTATCGGCTCGATTTTGATGACCCTGTTTATCGATCGAAAAATTGCCGCCGTTATGGTTGGTATTTTACCGCTTTTTGGATTTGGCATATATTTCATCATTAAATTTATAATTAAACATTATCGTTCGCAGCAAGTTGCACGTGACCGGCTTACTCGTCTAATCAGCGATACATATAATGGTTTAAGAGTGATCAAGAGTTTTAATGGTGCAATTAAACAGAGGGAAAATTTTGCCTCCGCCGACCGGAACCTAATTGATATAACTTCTCGGATCGATTTTACAGCGGCTTCAATCAATATTTGGATTGTCTTATTTCTACAGCTTACTGAACTCGGAATTTTGTACCTCGGAGGGGTGGAGATCAGTCAAGGAGATATGATCAAGCCACAATTAATTGCCGTAATCAACTACTTTAATCAAATGATCATGGCGACGTTGGTGGTGGCGAATTTAGCAATACTGTTTCCACAGGGTTTTGCCGCGGCAGAGCGAATTAAACGGATTTTAAACTTGCCGGAGTTGCCGGAACCTCCCGAAAGCCGGGCAGAAATCGCCAAAGTCAAAGCGTCTTGGAGTAAAAATACCACGAACGGTTTGGAGATAATAAATGTGAGCTACACCTATCCGGGGGCGGCCGCAGCAGCGCTCGCCGGAATTACTTTTTCTCTGAATCCTGGCGAAACCCTCGGTATTATCGGTGGAACAGGCAGCGGCAAGTCAACTTTGCTGAAACTTATGTTGGGCTTTTACTTGCCAAATTCAGGTGAAATAAAAATTGGCGAGTCGGTGTTGAGGCAGCACAATCAGGCTGCTTGGGGAAATATGTTTTCGTATGTGCCGCAAGGCGGGGTGCTGTTTAAAGGCACGATTGCAGATAATTTCCCGGATTCTGACGGGGTAAGACAGGCTTTGGAAACTGCACAGGCGGGAAATATAGTCAACTGGCCGGATGATCGGGGCAAAGAGGTTATGAGTGCCGGTAAAAACTTTTCTGGCGGTCAACGGCAACGCCTATCTATAGCTCGCGCCTTGCTGGTAGAGGCGCCAATTTTGCTTATGGATGATGCTTTCAGTGCTTTGGATTTTTATACTGCTTCATTGGTGCGGCAAGCTTTAGCAAAGAATTATCCACAGCTGACCAAAGTAATTGCCGGGCAACGTATTGAAACGGTAAGCAAAGCCGATAAGATTTTGGTGCTGGATGCGGGGCGACAAGTCGGCTATGGAAGTCATGCTCGGCTTATGTGCAGCTGCCCACTTTATCAAAAAATTTATTTGACGCAAGTGGGTGAGGCAAGAGGTGAATCGGTATGA
- a CDS encoding S1C family serine protease, protein MEDNTNTTYRAEYTVSEDSATSGNDKAKAASAAEAANYSTSSDCAHSGEAGSPKKLKPKFPWLRILAMMLVCVLLGGAVGGLTVHEIGMLPPNSSNSKHSENDSSVTNMLQNAQPKATEAAKTLLKKDSKLLTPAQIGEKASLAVVAINTRTRVQSIFGQADAEGAGSGVLISPDGTIVTNNHVINNATSISVNLANGKKYDAEIVGQDPTTDLAVIKIKGKNFPYLSMGDSAKVKMGDQVVAIGNPLGELEGSLTVGYISATNRNLSVKEDDGRVTTMYGLLQTDAAINRGNSGGALINMYGELIGINSMKTSAVGVEGLGFAIPVSTVRPVVDDLVKYGKVKNRPSIGITGRAISDEVAREYEYPKGIYVLSVLKGSPAEKAGLKKGDVITAINGKSVASVADINGIKVQLKAGDVIKVQIYRNGDQHEVSLTLAGEN, encoded by the coding sequence ATGGAAGACAATACCAATACGACTTATCGGGCTGAATATACTGTTTCAGAGGATTCGGCCACTTCGGGAAATGACAAGGCTAAGGCGGCTTCGGCTGCAGAGGCGGCCAATTATTCTACCTCATCAGATTGCGCTCATAGCGGTGAGGCTGGCTCACCTAAAAAATTAAAGCCCAAATTCCCTTGGCTTCGTATTCTTGCCATGATGCTGGTTTGCGTTCTGCTGGGCGGGGCGGTTGGTGGTCTTACCGTCCATGAAATAGGTATGCTGCCGCCTAATTCATCTAATAGCAAGCACAGTGAAAACGATAGCTCAGTGACCAACATGTTGCAAAACGCACAACCTAAGGCTACTGAGGCGGCCAAAACTTTACTTAAAAAAGACAGCAAACTTTTGACTCCGGCTCAAATCGGAGAGAAGGCAAGTTTGGCTGTTGTAGCCATTAATACTCGTACTCGGGTGCAAAGTATATTCGGCCAAGCTGACGCGGAGGGCGCTGGATCCGGCGTTTTGATTTCCCCGGACGGTACAATAGTAACTAATAATCACGTTATAAATAATGCCACTTCTATTTCCGTAAATTTGGCAAATGGGAAAAAATATGATGCTGAAATAGTTGGTCAAGATCCTACCACCGACTTGGCGGTAATTAAAATTAAGGGCAAAAATTTTCCTTATCTTTCAATGGGCGATTCGGCAAAAGTTAAAATGGGAGATCAGGTCGTGGCCATTGGCAATCCTTTGGGGGAGCTTGAAGGGAGTCTGACCGTAGGTTACATAAGCGCTACTAACCGTAACTTATCCGTTAAGGAAGATGACGGCCGCGTAACTACAATGTACGGCTTGTTGCAAACCGATGCCGCAATTAATCGTGGTAATTCTGGCGGAGCTTTGATTAATATGTATGGCGAACTAATCGGTATAAATTCCATGAAGACTTCCGCTGTTGGTGTGGAAGGATTGGGCTTCGCTATCCCTGTGAGCACGGTAAGGCCCGTTGTGGACGATCTGGTAAAATACGGCAAAGTTAAGAATCGTCCCAGCATCGGCATAACAGGCAGAGCCATTAGTGATGAGGTTGCGAGAGAGTACGAATATCCTAAGGGAATATATGTTCTTTCTGTACTTAAAGGCAGCCCTGCGGAAAAAGCTGGCCTGAAGAAAGGCGATGTAATTACTGCTATCAACGGTAAAAGCGTAGCTTCCGTTGCCGATATCAATGGCATTAAAGTTCAGCTTAAAGCCGGCGATGTAATTAAAGTTCAAATTTATCGCAACGGTGATCAGCATGAAGTTTCACTTACTTTGGCCGGAGAAAATTGA
- a CDS encoding phosphatidylserine decarboxylase family protein, translating to MKREIFLCRESVPYLSLTVILNILLYIIAPWLLIPGLILLAFLLWFFRNPTRPVDETENILISPADGKVMSITEVDDDFVGAKAQKITIFLSVFNVHVNRTPGSGTVEYYNYRPGKFLPAYKPHASDENERATIGVKMSDGFRYKVRQITGILARRIVCDVKVGDEIKKGQRFGMIKFGSCTELLLPAGTEITVRPGDKVRGNKTSIAKKG from the coding sequence ATGAAACGAGAAATATTTTTATGCAGAGAATCCGTTCCTTATCTGAGTTTAACGGTAATACTTAATATTTTATTGTATATAATAGCCCCATGGTTACTGATCCCCGGCCTCATATTGCTGGCGTTTTTATTGTGGTTCTTTCGCAATCCTACTAGACCGGTGGATGAAACCGAAAATATTTTAATAAGCCCGGCGGACGGCAAGGTGATGAGCATAACGGAAGTTGATGATGATTTCGTCGGAGCCAAGGCTCAGAAAATAACAATTTTTCTGTCCGTCTTTAATGTACATGTCAATCGAACCCCCGGTTCCGGAACGGTTGAATATTACAATTACCGTCCCGGCAAATTTTTACCGGCCTACAAGCCGCACGCTTCCGATGAAAATGAAAGAGCGACGATCGGCGTAAAAATGTCGGACGGTTTTCGGTATAAAGTTCGTCAAATAACCGGAATTTTAGCCAGACGTATCGTATGTGATGTAAAGGTGGGCGATGAAATAAAAAAAGGGCAGCGTTTTGGTATGATAAAATTTGGCTCCTGCACCGAGCTTTTGTTACCGGCCGGCACGGAAATCACAGTCCGCCCGGGAGACAAAGTGCGTGGCAACAAAACTTCAATCGCTAAGAAAGGATAA